In Candidatus Palauibacter soopunensis, the genomic stretch TTCATGGGCGGAGCGTCCCCGGCCACCAGAGGTGGAAATGACAAAGACCTTCCAGGATGACGACGGGCGCCGGTGGAAAGCATGGCTCGCTTCGCGCGAGGTCTTCTGGCCGGACCCGAACGAAAAGGCTCCGCCCGACGATTTCGAGGCGGTCGTGTTCGTCTGCTTCTCCGACCCGTACCAGACCCAGCGACGGCTTCGGCTTCCGCAGGGTTCGTTCGAACAGCTCAGTCTCGATGATCTCAAAAAGCACTTCAAGCAGGCGAAACTCGATCCCGCCATCCGCTAGCCGTCCGCGCGGAACCTCCCGCGCCATACCGAAAGGCCTCGTGACAGAATGACCGCCGCCGCCGGCAAAGGGCTAGAAGGCGTCGTCGCCTCGCAGACTCACCTCAGCTTCATCGACGGACTAAAGGGCATCCTCGTCTATCGGGGCTACAACATCCACGAACTCGCGCCGAACGTCTCGTTCCCGGAGAGCGTCTTCCTGCTCTGGAACGGGCGGCTGCCGAAGCGGTCGGAACTCGACGAGTTCGAGGCGGCGCTGGCGGCGCAGCGCGCGCTGGATCCGAGAACGATCGAGGGACTGCAGGGTCTTCCGGCGGAGACCGTGCCGATGGCCGCCCTTCGAACCGGGGTCTCGCTGGAGGGCGTGTACGATCCGGAGGCCGAGGACAACTCGATCGAGGCGAACCGGCGCAAGGCGGAGAGGCTCGTGGCGCGGGCCCCCACGATCATTGCGGCGATACACCGCATTCGGCAGGGACTGGAGCCGCTGGACCCCGACCCATCGCTCTCCCTGTCCGCCGACTTCGTGAGGATGGCGAATGGCGAGCCCGGCACGGAGGAAGCCGTCGATGCGCTCGACCGGACGCTGCTCCTCTACCTCGACCACGGGTTCAACGCTTCGACGTTCGCCTGTCGCGTCATCGCCGCCACGCTCGGGGACATGCACTCGGCTGTGACCGGGGGAGTGGGAGCGCTGAAGGGCGAGCTGCACGGCGGGGCGAACGCGAGGGCCATGCACACGCTGCTCGAGATCGGCGACACGGAAAACGTCGGGCCGTGGCTCGACCGGGCCTTCGCCGAGAAGCGGAAGATCATGGGCTTCGGCCACCGCGTCTACAAGACGGAGGATCCCCGGGCGACGCATCTTCGCGAGATGTCCCGCGTCCTCACGCAGCAGGCGGGTCT encodes the following:
- a CDS encoding citrate/2-methylcitrate synthase, which gives rise to MTAAAGKGLEGVVASQTHLSFIDGLKGILVYRGYNIHELAPNVSFPESVFLLWNGRLPKRSELDEFEAALAAQRALDPRTIEGLQGLPAETVPMAALRTGVSLEGVYDPEAEDNSIEANRRKAERLVARAPTIIAAIHRIRQGLEPLDPDPSLSLSADFVRMANGEPGTEEAVDALDRTLLLYLDHGFNASTFACRVIAATLGDMHSAVTGGVGALKGELHGGANARAMHTLLEIGDTENVGPWLDRAFAEKRKIMGFGHRVYKTEDPRATHLREMSRVLTQQAGLGKFYEMSRKLEDRMISEKGINPNVDFYCATVYYALGIPIDLYTPLFAMGRMGGWTAHVMEQHADNRLIRPRAEYVGEMDLRWVPMDER